TGGACTTTCTTGGTGTCGGTGACGAAATCCTTGGCGCGGTCATAGCGGGTGCCGGTGTAGAACACCGAGCTGACCCCGTAGCAGCCGGCCGCGCGCATGATCGAGCCGACGTTCTCCGGGGACTTGGGATTGAACAGGCCGATGCAGCTGTATCGTTTGTTGGCCACGGCAACGCTCGCGCAAAAAGAGAGCGATTATACGGGCGTGGCCAGGCCGGCGCCCGGCTACTCGTCCTTTTTCAGCAGGCTGGCCAGGTCACCGAAGGCCTTGTAGGTGGTCTTGGCCGCTTGCGGGCTGGCCAGGGAGCCTTCGGCGAAGTACTGCTGGTCGGTGTAGCGCGAGTGCTCGTTGTCGTGACAGAACAGGCACAGCAGCTCCCAGTTGGAGCCATCCGCCGGGTTGTTGGCGTGGTTGTGGTCGCGGTGGTGCACGGTCAGCTCGCTGAGGCGCTTGCCGCTGAACTCGCGGGCGCAGCGGCCGCACACGTGCGGGTACATCTTCAGGGCCTTTTGCCGGTAGTCGGCTTCGGCCTTGGCCGACAGGGTGTAGGTGGGGTTGGTGCTCATGGCGGGGCCTGTGGTCGGGTGGCGAACGCAGTGGTTCCGATGCTGCCAGAATAAAGCCAAAGCCCTGTTGGCGGAGCCCTGCCATGCGACTTTTTTCCCTGCTGATCGCCTTGCTGCTGTTGCCGACGAGCTGGCTGGCCGCTGCCGAGCTGCTGCGTTCGCCGATGCCTGGCAGCGCTACCCCGCAACCCTACGCCCAGCCACAGGTGCGCCCGCTCGGGCGGAGCATCAGCAACCCGCCGCTACTGAACAATCCATCACGGCCGCGACCGCTCAGCGTCCCGCAGCCCCTGCCCAAGGATCAACCGCTGCCGCAGCTGCAGGAGCAGCCCGAGCGGAGGCCGCCGAGCTCGACGGAAAAACTCCAGCGCCTCGAGCGGGCCGAGTGAGGGGCGCAATAAATCCACGGTTTCGCCGGTGGCTGCGGGCATGTCACATAACTGCCATGTAATCGTCTTTCAGCGGTAACCCGACTACGGCAACGTGCCTGGCCACTACAACAGCCAACAGGAACTGCCATGTCCCTTCTCAAACCCTTGTCCTTCGCCCTCCTGGCCGCGACCCTCGGCGGCTGCGCTGCGCCCATGCAGGCCGCCAAGCCGGTCGCGCTGGATAACGAGGATTGGTACCAGGTTCGCACCGAAACCCAGGTCTACGTGTTCGACGACTACCAGGTGTTCAAGGACTTCCTCGCCACGGGCAAGGCTCCCGTGCTGCGCACCCTGGAAGAGAAGGCAGCCACCGGCCAGGAACAGATCCTGGCCCTGCGTGCCGACGATGCCGGCAAGCCGCTGGACAAGATTTCCGCCTATCGCTTCCTCAAGGTCTCCCAGCCGCCGGCCTCGCCGTTCTACGGTGAAGTGCGCCAGGGCGATGCCATCTACGTATTCAAGCGCTACGGCGACATGCTCGACATGATCAAGCTGGGTGAGCCGACCTTCCGCTACACCGATATCGGCGGCGGCCCGGACGGCAAGACCGTGATCTACGGCCTGCAGAAGGAAGAAGGCCGCCCGGAGGCGACCATCGCCCAGTTCAAGAAGAACCACATGCTCTGAGGCCCTGGCCTCAACAGCGCCCGCATGGAGCGATCCCTGCGGGCGTTTTGCTATCTGGCGTTCAGCTAATGAGTAATGGGGCGCAGGAAACACAGCGGCACGGCAATCGACAGCGCCGCCGCACTGTTCAGGTAAACGTGCAGGAACAGGCCGTAATAGGCCGAAATGGCGCTATCGAGCACGCACCAGAGCAGCAGGGCGGCGAACAGTGCCGGTTTGATCAGGGCGTGGCCGTGCTGGCGGTAGAGGTGTACCAGCAGGGTGAACAGCAGGCCCCAGCTGGCCACGGTGGGGCCGAACAGGCGTACCAGGGTGCTCAGCAACTGCTGGTACGCGGTGGGCGCGTCGGCCACGGCAAAGCTGGCGTACAGGTGCTGGAAGTAGAAATCGGCCAGCGGCAGCTGGGCGGTGAAGGCCAGCAGCACGCCCAGGCCGACATGGCCGAGGCCGACCAGCAGCAGCCAGCGGTAGAGCAGATTCTGCATGGGTGCATTCCTTGCGTGATCAGAACTTGTTCAGGGCTTCGCTCAGCGCGCCCGAGCAGACGACGATGCCCAGGCCCTGGGCCATGCACTCGTAGGTGTGCAGATCCTTGCCCTCGCTGGCCATGCAGTTGGGCATGGTGGCTTCCTTCTCGACCTGGTCGAGGGCAGCGATGGCCTTCTGGTACTGGCTCTGGTCGATGCGTCCCTGACGGCGGCGTTCACGGGCGATTTCGCGCAGGTTGGGCAGGTCGATGCCTGTCCAGTGCAATGCCTTGCTGCACATCTGGCGGGTCGGCACAGGTTTTTCGCTTTTTGCGCTGCTGGTCTCGGCGGCAGCCGGAGCGCTATCCGCCTCCGGACTGGCGGGGGCTTCGGCGCTGGGGACGGCGGGCGCCGGCAGCGGGCTGCCCTGGTAGGCCGGGCGGACTTCGACCGTCTCCAGGGGCTGCTCGGGGGTGGGCGGCTGGCTGCCGAAGTGTTTCTGGCCGTCGGCATCGACCCAGGTGTAGATCTGCGCCTGGGCACCAGGGGCAGCGAGCAGGGCCAGCAGAAGCAGAAACCGGGGGCCGGGCATGGGCGAAGTCCTTTGCGGGGAAGAGGCCGGACGCCGCATGGCGCCGCCCGGCCACGATAAGGTAGGCGGCGGGCTCAGGCCAGCCCCAGTACCTTGAACAGGAACGCATATTCCAGCGCCACATCCTTGAGTGCCTGGTAGCGCCCGCTCATGCCGCCGTGGCCGGCGCCGAGGTCGGTCTTGAGCAGCAGCAGGTTGCTATCGGTGCGGCTGGCGCGCAGCTTGGCCACCCACTTGGCCGCTTCCCAGTACTGCACGCGGCTGTCGTTGTAGCCGGCCACGGCAAGGATCGCCGGGTAGGCCTGGGCGCGCACGTTCTCGTAGGGTGCGTAGGCCTTGATCCGCTCGTACACCTCGGGCTGGTGCGGGTCGCCCCATTCGTCGTACTCGGTGACGGTCAGCGGCAGGTCGGGGTTCTGCATGGTGTTGAGCACATCGACGAAGGGCACTTCGGCGATGGCCGCGGCGAACAGCTGCGGGCGCTGGTTGAGTACCGCGCCGATCAGCAGGCCACCGGCGCTGCCGCCGCTGATGGCGAGCTGGCTGGCGCGGGTCAGGCCGCTGGCGATCAGGTATTCGGCGCAGGCGATGAAGTCGCCGAAGGTGTTCTGCTTGTGTTCCAGCTTGCCGGCGCGATACCAGGCCTCGCCCAGCTCGCCGCCGCCACGCACATGGGCGATGGCGAAGATGAAACCGCGCTCCAGCAGGCTCAGGCGGGCGTGGCTGAACCAGGGGTCGAGGCTCTCGCCGTAGGCGCCATAGCCATACAGGTAGAGCGGGGCTGGCGCGCCGGCGGCGAGCACCTCGCGGCGCGCCACCAGGCTGATCGGCACCCGGGTGCCGTCCTCGGCGGTGGCCCACAGGCGGCGGCTCTCGTAGGCGTCGGCATCGAACGGGCCTTCCACCGGGGTCTGCTTGAGCACCTGCTGCGCGCCGCTGGCCAGTTCCAGCTGGCGCACCTGGGCCGGGCGGCCGAGTGCCTCGTAGCGCAGGCGGATCACCGGGCTGTGGAACTCCAGGCTGTCCTGCACATAGAGGCTGTAGGCCGCATCCGGCAGCTGCACCGGATAGGGTGCGGCGCCGGCAGGGTGCACCTGGATGATCGGCAGGCCGCCCTCGCGCAGGCTGAGCACGAAGGCGCCCTGGTTCAGGGTGACGCCTTCGAGCATGCGCTGCGGGTCGTGGGCGATCAGCTCGCGCCAGTGCGGGCGGGTCGGCTGCTGTTCGGTAGCGCTGTAGAGCGCGAAGTTGATGCCGCTCTGATTGCTGCGGATCAGCCAGGCCCAGGCGCCGTCGAGCTGGCCGTGGTCGACATAGTATTCGTGGTCTTCCTCGCGGGCGGCCAGGCAGCTGAAGGCGCCCAGCGGCTGTTCGGCGTCGAGCACCCAGGCTTCGCTGGTGGTCTTGCTGCCCAGCAGCAGGATCAGCTGACGTTCGGAACTGGAGCGGTAGCAGCTGAGGAAGAAGCGCCCATCGGCCTCCTCGAACACCAGCTCCGCGCCGGCCTGGCCCAACTGATGGCGATGCAGCTGGTGCGGGCGGTGGGTGTCGTCGAGGGTGGCGAAGAACAGGGTCTGGCTGTCGTTGGCCCAGGTCAGGCTGCCGTCGCAGTCGTCGAAGGGCAGGGCAGTGATGGCGCCGTTGCGCAGATCCTTGACGAACAGCTGGTAGATCTCGTCGCCGGAGGTGTCCAGGCTGTAGCCGAGCAGCTGGTGATCGGGGCTGACGGTGAAGGCACCCAGCGACAGGTAGCCGTCGCCGGCCAGCTCGTTGGGGTCGAGCAGCAACTGCTCGGCGCTTTCGTCCACCGTCAGCGAGCCGTCGGCCGGCAGCGGGCAGCGGTAGTGGCGCGGGTATTCGTCGCCGGCGGTGGTGCGCTGGTAGTACAGCCAGGGGCCCCAGGGGCTGGGCAGCGACAGGTCGGTCTCGCGGATGCGCCCCTTGATCTCCTGGAACAGGGACTCGCGCAGCTCGCTCTGCTCAGCCAGTTCGGCCTCCAGGTAGGCGTTTTCCGCCTTGAGGTGGTCGAGCACTTCGGCGGCGTCGCGCTGTTCCAGCCAGCGGTAGGGGTCGGCGGCGGCTTCGCGGCGAGCAATCGGGGCATTGGGCATGGCGGGTCTCGGTGGGGCGGTGACGACGGCAGGGGCGCCGGCGTGGGCAAAAGTCGCTATCATAAGCGCCCAT
The window above is part of the Pseudomonas alcaligenes genome. Proteins encoded here:
- a CDS encoding DUF4124 domain-containing protein, with the protein product MPGPRFLLLLALLAAPGAQAQIYTWVDADGQKHFGSQPPTPEQPLETVEVRPAYQGSPLPAPAVPSAEAPASPEADSAPAAAETSSAKSEKPVPTRQMCSKALHWTGIDLPNLREIARERRRQGRIDQSQYQKAIAALDQVEKEATMPNCMASEGKDLHTYECMAQGLGIVVCSGALSEALNKF
- a CDS encoding YajD family HNH nuclease, producing the protein MSTNPTYTLSAKAEADYRQKALKMYPHVCGRCAREFSGKRLSELTVHHRDHNHANNPADGSNWELLCLFCHDNEHSRYTDQQYFAEGSLASPQAAKTTYKAFGDLASLLKKDE
- a CDS encoding S9 family peptidase: MPNAPIARREAAADPYRWLEQRDAAEVLDHLKAENAYLEAELAEQSELRESLFQEIKGRIRETDLSLPSPWGPWLYYQRTTAGDEYPRHYRCPLPADGSLTVDESAEQLLLDPNELAGDGYLSLGAFTVSPDHQLLGYSLDTSGDEIYQLFVKDLRNGAITALPFDDCDGSLTWANDSQTLFFATLDDTHRPHQLHRHQLGQAGAELVFEEADGRFFLSCYRSSSERQLILLLGSKTTSEAWVLDAEQPLGAFSCLAAREEDHEYYVDHGQLDGAWAWLIRSNQSGINFALYSATEQQPTRPHWRELIAHDPQRMLEGVTLNQGAFVLSLREGGLPIIQVHPAGAAPYPVQLPDAAYSLYVQDSLEFHSPVIRLRYEALGRPAQVRQLELASGAQQVLKQTPVEGPFDADAYESRRLWATAEDGTRVPISLVARREVLAAGAPAPLYLYGYGAYGESLDPWFSHARLSLLERGFIFAIAHVRGGGELGEAWYRAGKLEHKQNTFGDFIACAEYLIASGLTRASQLAISGGSAGGLLIGAVLNQRPQLFAAAIAEVPFVDVLNTMQNPDLPLTVTEYDEWGDPHQPEVYERIKAYAPYENVRAQAYPAILAVAGYNDSRVQYWEAAKWVAKLRASRTDSNLLLLKTDLGAGHGGMSGRYQALKDVALEYAFLFKVLGLA